Proteins encoded in a region of the Paenibacillus wynnii genome:
- a CDS encoding helix-turn-helix domain-containing protein codes for MPNVMDYMISPYPIRIIDPKVDASKLKLRTIRVGQVGHLPGRTLFRKGVFFEHWAVVYIVSGSGVYAENGREEQLISGESLFFFRPGCSYDFGPLEGGSWDEYYINFSGTRITEWLEAGLIAGGDVFQVRSDKGFIHFFEDILTRMEGGAPADADRAALLLEELLLECSFVLKGNGRPAQEDSMQQIREDLHSCIYGHLTVLQIAAKHHISMSTLRRLVRRSSGYPLHDYIHRLKMSEAKHLLLNTSLRVKEIAGRLHYQDTFYFSRLFKKYMGISPQNCRRNV; via the coding sequence ATGCCCAATGTGATGGATTATATGATCAGCCCTTATCCTATTCGGATTATTGACCCTAAGGTTGATGCTTCCAAATTAAAGCTAAGAACGATTCGTGTTGGACAAGTGGGACATCTGCCAGGAAGAACGCTTTTTCGTAAGGGTGTATTCTTCGAACACTGGGCAGTGGTCTATATTGTATCGGGTTCAGGAGTTTATGCTGAGAACGGCCGGGAGGAGCAGTTGATATCAGGAGAAAGCCTCTTCTTTTTTAGACCGGGCTGTAGCTATGATTTCGGCCCTCTGGAAGGGGGAAGCTGGGATGAGTACTACATTAACTTCAGTGGAACACGAATAACGGAATGGCTGGAGGCCGGTTTAATCGCCGGAGGCGATGTATTTCAGGTTCGTTCCGACAAGGGTTTTATACATTTTTTTGAGGATATTCTGACGCGAATGGAGGGAGGAGCTCCTGCGGACGCAGATAGAGCGGCATTATTGCTGGAGGAGCTCTTGCTAGAGTGTTCCTTCGTACTTAAGGGGAACGGCAGACCCGCGCAGGAGGATTCGATGCAACAGATTCGGGAGGATCTGCATTCCTGTATTTACGGACATCTGACTGTGCTGCAAATAGCGGCCAAACACCATATCTCCATGTCCACATTACGCCGGTTAGTACGGAGGAGCAGCGGATATCCACTGCATGATTACATTCATCGACTCAAAATGTCTGAGGCTAAGCATCTGCTCCTGAATACCTCTTTAAGAGTAAAAGAGATAGCCGGTAGGTTACATTACCAGGATACCTTCTACTTTTCCCGTCTCTTTAAGAAGTATATGGGGATATCACCCCAAAATTGTCGTCGCAACGTTTAA
- a CDS encoding beta-N-acetylhexosaminidase, whose translation MSAPNSLLLMPYPQHLSPSSGIFQIPSAGSIVLSCKVDTIVLPAARRLQNVISKALHVTLPLSIGTRSSVQAVCSFSQNPDLPAQAYEVTIQENGISITYSTPEAAFYAVATLKQIIEQTGKAVPCLTLRDHPDFGARGLMIDISRNKIPKLETIYRIIDLMADLKLNQLQLYIEGTPFAYESFPKVWELETPISGEEILLIDAYCRERYIELVPNQNSFGHMEAWLSRPEFNHLAEIPEGFMLPEGMYAADFYPEGLFMRPGTFHTEDPKVLDLLETMYDDLLPYFSSDQFNVGCDETYELGLGKSKQKADELGKGQLYLSFLQEIHKLVTKRGKTMQFWGDIIIQYPELIPQLPKNVIAMEWGYSAEHPFEEDTRKFKEAEIPFYVCPGTSSWNSLTGRSDNMMANLRSAAIHGKNNGAIGYLITDWGDFGHWQHLPVSYAGYVHGAALAWNVEAGLQADVSGYLNRSVFLDPSGIMGNLMLDLGNYYKLESGLSRPNDTEMSMLLRSKLGNVLIVEQLSDQHLEQLTNYIHSIEERLEEASLYCEDGELVLSELRNGIHFVKHAIKLGFIKRQLVLTPGQVDKKILSEQIQDLDVLLHRYRLIWSERNRMGGLEQSVSKLLSLRQEYQTLLEAQYSH comes from the coding sequence ATGTCTGCTCCAAATTCATTATTGTTAATGCCTTACCCGCAGCATTTAAGTCCTTCCTCCGGCATCTTTCAGATACCTTCCGCCGGGAGCATTGTTCTTAGCTGCAAGGTAGACACGATTGTACTACCTGCTGCACGCAGACTCCAGAACGTAATATCCAAAGCCTTGCATGTGACCCTGCCACTCTCCATAGGCACCCGTTCATCCGTTCAAGCCGTCTGTTCTTTTTCCCAGAACCCTGATCTTCCCGCACAGGCCTATGAGGTGACCATCCAAGAGAACGGAATCTCGATTACCTATAGTACCCCGGAAGCCGCGTTCTACGCCGTTGCTACACTTAAGCAAATTATAGAACAAACCGGAAAAGCTGTACCTTGTCTTACCCTTCGGGACCATCCCGATTTCGGGGCAAGAGGTCTAATGATTGATATCAGCAGAAACAAGATCCCCAAGTTGGAAACCATATATCGGATTATTGATCTTATGGCCGATTTGAAATTGAACCAACTGCAGCTATATATAGAAGGTACACCTTTTGCCTATGAGTCCTTTCCAAAGGTATGGGAGCTTGAAACCCCGATTTCTGGAGAGGAAATATTACTTATAGATGCCTACTGCCGGGAGCGTTATATCGAACTGGTTCCTAATCAGAATAGCTTTGGACATATGGAAGCTTGGCTTTCACGCCCTGAGTTCAACCACTTGGCTGAAATTCCGGAGGGCTTTATGTTGCCGGAGGGAATGTATGCTGCCGACTTTTATCCAGAAGGCTTATTCATGAGACCCGGTACCTTTCATACGGAAGATCCAAAGGTTCTGGACTTACTGGAAACCATGTACGATGATTTACTCCCTTATTTCAGTTCAGATCAGTTCAACGTGGGCTGTGATGAAACGTATGAGCTTGGCCTGGGCAAAAGCAAACAAAAGGCTGATGAACTGGGGAAAGGCCAACTCTACTTATCTTTCTTGCAGGAGATTCATAAATTAGTAACCAAACGGGGCAAAACCATGCAATTTTGGGGGGATATTATCATTCAATACCCCGAACTCATCCCGCAGCTTCCCAAGAATGTGATTGCCATGGAGTGGGGCTATAGTGCAGAGCACCCTTTCGAGGAGGACACAAGAAAGTTCAAGGAAGCCGAAATCCCTTTCTATGTCTGCCCAGGAACGAGTTCATGGAATTCACTTACCGGCCGAAGCGATAACATGATGGCTAATTTGCGCAGTGCTGCTATTCATGGTAAAAACAATGGGGCTATCGGCTATCTAATTACGGATTGGGGCGACTTCGGACACTGGCAGCATCTCCCGGTAAGTTACGCTGGCTATGTACATGGAGCTGCTCTCGCTTGGAATGTTGAGGCCGGCCTGCAAGCGGATGTTTCCGGCTATCTGAATCGATCTGTATTCCTCGACCCTTCCGGCATCATGGGAAATCTCATGCTGGACTTAGGAAATTACTACAAGCTGGAATCCGGCCTGTCCCGCCCGAACGATACGGAAATGTCTATGCTGCTCCGCAGCAAACTGGGCAATGTACTTATCGTGGAACAGCTGTCGGATCAACATTTGGAACAACTGACAAACTATATTCACAGCATAGAGGAACGTTTGGAAGAGGCTTCCTTGTATTGCGAGGATGGGGAGCTTGTGCTGAGCGAGCTTAGGAACGGCATCCATTTCGTCAAACATGCCATTAAGCTTGGGTTCATAAAACGCCAGCTGGTACTTACACCAGGCCAAGTCGATAAGAAAATTCTTTCGGAGCAGATTCAGGATCTTGATGTTCTTCTACACCGTTACCGGTTAATATGGTCCGAGCGTAACCGTATGGGGGGACTGGAACAGAGCGTCTCTAAGCTGCTCTCGCTTCGTCAGGAATATCAAACCTTGCTGGAAGCTCAGTACTCTCACTAA
- a CDS encoding Gfo/Idh/MocA family protein: MNKVQFGLLGGGWRAEFYLRIAKQLPEQFVVGAMFVRNPEKAEEMRRVWGVTVYTSLEEFISSAAYSFVVLSVPREVCAEYMIKLTAAGIPVLAETPPAPDIESMTELWNQVGAAARIQIAEQYLFQPMHAARIALARSGRLGEISQAQVSAAHGYHGISLIRQLLGIGFQNVTIRGQNFQSSILKGSNRSGPPVAEEVINSIQTLGTLDFGGKLGVFDFVGDQYFSWIRQNRILVRGERGEIVNEKVAWLEDFDSPVYSELRRIDTGHGGNLEGFYLKGIMGDGEWLYRNPFAPARLAEDEIAIAESLARMGRYVQGGPAFYSLAEGCQDHYLAMLMAQAAETGEAMTSVNQVWSPDYLCAR; this comes from the coding sequence ATGAACAAGGTCCAATTCGGTTTATTGGGTGGAGGTTGGAGAGCAGAGTTTTATCTGCGTATTGCCAAGCAGTTGCCAGAACAGTTTGTGGTGGGAGCTATGTTCGTCCGGAATCCTGAGAAGGCAGAAGAAATGAGACGGGTATGGGGAGTAACGGTGTACACCTCATTGGAGGAATTTATATCCAGTGCCGCCTATTCATTTGTGGTGCTAAGTGTGCCTAGAGAAGTATGTGCGGAATACATGATAAAGCTGACTGCTGCAGGGATTCCGGTATTAGCCGAAACTCCTCCAGCTCCTGATATTGAATCTATGACAGAGCTTTGGAACCAGGTAGGAGCTGCTGCACGCATTCAAATCGCAGAGCAATATTTATTTCAGCCCATGCATGCCGCTAGAATTGCTCTGGCCCGTTCCGGACGCCTCGGGGAGATTAGTCAGGCACAGGTATCGGCGGCACATGGATATCACGGAATCAGTCTGATTCGTCAATTGCTAGGCATTGGGTTTCAGAATGTGACTATACGCGGGCAGAATTTCCAGTCATCCATACTTAAGGGTTCGAATCGCAGCGGTCCGCCGGTTGCCGAAGAGGTAATTAACTCTATACAGACCTTAGGAACTTTGGACTTTGGAGGGAAGCTGGGAGTGTTTGATTTTGTGGGCGACCAGTATTTCTCGTGGATTCGACAGAATCGAATTCTCGTACGCGGAGAACGTGGGGAGATCGTCAACGAGAAGGTAGCCTGGCTTGAGGATTTTGATTCCCCTGTTTATAGTGAACTCCGAAGAATAGATACAGGACATGGGGGCAATCTGGAAGGCTTCTATCTTAAAGGTATTATGGGGGACGGAGAATGGCTGTATCGAAATCCCTTTGCTCCCGCAAGACTAGCCGAGGATGAAATTGCCATAGCGGAAAGTCTCGCCCGAATGGGGAGATATGTTCAAGGTGGACCTGCTTTTTATAGCTTGGCTGAAGGCTGTCAGGATCATTATTTGGCCATGCTCATGGCTCAGGCTGCAGAAACGGGGGAGGCTATGACTTCGGTAAATCAAGTCTGGTCACCGGATTATTTGTGCGCTCGGTGA
- a CDS encoding class 1 isoprenoid biosynthesis enzyme, giving the protein MNWLHDYEEELRIVFHDCRHIISQFPDPLNAYGLSYLHHFNVFETESHKNYICYLLPFWFQENGRLTAQDCRQMSIGNVFLMLYFFIQDDLMDTSTTSAFSTLPLANLLYIEFLNIYRSYFPGKSPFWTYFNRYISEWAESVSNENREDYFRVEQVKVAYKASPLKLSSTAALLLSDQDTLIPQSEEMLHYVLLTLQMLDDYEDWKEDLEEGSYNCLLSLTRQELNCDKDSLTQADVKEFIYTNRGLERFTQIAWDHHNRLLGYSLKVPNLLDFHHRLTNNLMQISAAIETEKKLLQSGGLHYWLSKNM; this is encoded by the coding sequence ATGAACTGGCTTCATGATTATGAGGAAGAGCTCCGCATTGTTTTCCACGATTGCAGGCATATCATCTCACAATTCCCAGACCCGCTGAATGCTTATGGACTATCCTACCTTCATCATTTCAATGTATTCGAAACGGAAAGCCACAAGAATTACATATGTTACCTTTTACCCTTCTGGTTTCAGGAGAACGGTCGGCTCACTGCACAAGATTGCCGTCAAATGTCCATCGGAAATGTCTTTTTAATGCTGTATTTCTTCATTCAGGATGACTTAATGGATACCTCCACAACCTCTGCCTTCTCAACCTTGCCGCTGGCAAATCTGCTATATATTGAATTTCTGAATATCTATAGGTCTTATTTCCCGGGAAAATCTCCATTTTGGACTTATTTTAATCGCTATATTTCAGAATGGGCAGAAAGTGTAAGCAATGAGAATAGAGAGGATTATTTTCGAGTTGAGCAAGTGAAGGTTGCCTATAAAGCCAGTCCGCTGAAGCTATCCAGCACCGCGGCTCTGCTGCTTTCGGATCAGGATACACTAATCCCACAGTCGGAGGAAATGCTGCATTACGTGCTTCTAACGCTGCAAATGTTGGATGATTACGAGGATTGGAAGGAAGATCTGGAGGAAGGCAGCTATAATTGTCTGCTATCTCTCACCCGCCAAGAGTTGAATTGCGATAAAGACAGTCTAACCCAAGCAGACGTTAAGGAATTCATTTATACAAACAGAGGTCTGGAACGTTTTACCCAAATAGCCTGGGACCACCATAACCGATTGCTGGGCTATAGCTTAAAAGTCCCGAATCTACTAGATTTCCATCATCGCCTAACCAATAACCTGATGCAGATCTCAGCAGCCATAGAAACTGAAAAGAAGCTTCTGCAGAGCGGCGGGCTCCATTATTGGCTCTCTAAAAATATGTAA
- a CDS encoding NHLP leader peptide family RiPP precursor: MITLSDMILTNQVIQKAWEDPSFKQRLLTDPKSALKEALGIIIPDSITLKAVEEGSNEFYLVIPPSPSSGILKTDVSTQGSW, encoded by the coding sequence ATGATTACATTGTCAGATATGATTCTTACAAACCAAGTGATTCAAAAGGCCTGGGAAGATCCAAGTTTTAAGCAACGCTTATTAACTGATCCGAAATCAGCACTAAAAGAAGCATTAGGCATAATTATTCCTGACAGCATCACCCTGAAAGCTGTAGAGGAAGGCTCGAATGAGTTCTACCTCGTCATCCCCCCTAGTCCGTCATCAGGAATATTAAAAACCGATGTGAGCACACAAGGCTCCTGGTAA
- a CDS encoding sensor histidine kinase: MRMTVKNILHIAAVLFLVFMTGGSLYASADNAHPSAEITKWQMKWGDERGTTGWMDAGSLQNSPQMPKGVSSAWIRVPLPEVKWTSPSVYIDTLYALHVKVYVEDLLIFEGERNYIKDNYSLLFPLSTEDSGKTLYIWTETLQDRIGIKDKVVIGEHDLLIHQYAKNGLVDIILGGAFIFVALILFVCAFFLSKEHFTISSGLAVVIASTGILSITYSPYIYTFYSYLGPISIMFLDFALLSLLPSLTFLFEKIFGPGKFYIIRRFRKFQVLYSVFCLCCMAVNILSGNEYVEFYYFVSTKIIGFIMIIQFILLIACVIIFSFRRNKDALIFAVGFGSAALTGVLELVWYYVRAGNYDLYYWKWALVIFILSLIVILGRRLALDHAQVVKYSKELELFNNELQRSEKVQIISELAASVAHEVRNPLQVTRGFLQLLSEKSSGDEKEYMFMALSELDRASNIITDFLTFAKPEFEQILILNVYDEFKHIESILLPLCHLNNGKIILDVDNNLWIKGNSSKFKQALINIIKNSIEAFQDDGLIHITAYGNGDKVFIRVNDNGEGMNSDVLLRLGEPYFSQKNKGTGLGLMVTFRIIEVMQGEVVFHSKKGAGTEVVITLPMAAPSGDPHSL, from the coding sequence ATGCGTATGACGGTTAAGAATATTCTCCATATAGCAGCAGTACTATTTCTTGTGTTCATGACCGGTGGATCGCTGTATGCATCAGCCGATAATGCTCACCCTTCTGCTGAGATAACAAAGTGGCAGATGAAATGGGGAGACGAAAGAGGCACGACGGGATGGATGGATGCAGGATCACTCCAGAATTCACCCCAGATGCCAAAAGGAGTATCTTCCGCATGGATTCGCGTCCCATTGCCAGAAGTAAAGTGGACGTCTCCTTCTGTATATATTGATACCTTATATGCCCTTCATGTGAAGGTTTATGTAGAGGATCTTCTGATATTTGAGGGTGAACGGAATTACATCAAAGACAACTATTCCCTGTTATTCCCTCTAAGCACAGAAGACAGTGGTAAAACCTTATACATCTGGACAGAGACACTTCAGGACAGAATCGGGATAAAAGATAAGGTTGTTATCGGCGAGCATGACCTTCTTATCCATCAGTATGCCAAGAATGGGCTAGTAGACATTATCTTGGGTGGCGCCTTTATCTTTGTTGCTCTCATATTGTTTGTTTGTGCCTTTTTTCTGAGCAAGGAGCATTTCACTATTTCATCAGGCCTTGCCGTAGTCATTGCTTCAACAGGGATTTTGTCGATAACTTACTCCCCTTATATATATACTTTTTATAGTTATCTAGGTCCTATAAGTATAATGTTTTTGGACTTTGCCCTATTGTCGCTTTTACCGTCGCTTACCTTTCTGTTTGAAAAAATATTTGGTCCGGGTAAGTTTTACATCATCAGACGGTTCCGAAAGTTTCAGGTTCTCTATTCCGTGTTCTGCCTATGCTGTATGGCTGTCAACATTCTATCCGGCAACGAGTATGTAGAGTTTTATTATTTTGTTTCCACAAAAATTATTGGGTTCATAATGATTATTCAATTTATCCTGCTCATTGCCTGTGTAATCATTTTCTCCTTCAGACGTAATAAGGATGCTCTTATTTTTGCCGTAGGGTTCGGTTCAGCAGCGCTTACAGGAGTATTGGAACTGGTCTGGTATTATGTGCGTGCAGGCAACTATGATTTATACTATTGGAAGTGGGCCCTTGTTATTTTTATTTTATCTTTGATTGTGATTTTAGGACGAAGACTTGCCCTTGACCATGCTCAGGTAGTTAAATACTCCAAAGAACTGGAATTATTCAACAATGAACTCCAGCGTTCGGAGAAAGTGCAGATCATTAGTGAACTTGCGGCTTCCGTAGCGCATGAGGTTCGTAACCCTCTGCAGGTAACTCGGGGATTTCTACAGCTGCTTAGTGAGAAGTCGAGCGGTGATGAGAAAGAGTATATGTTCATGGCTCTCAGTGAGCTGGATCGGGCATCGAATATTATTACGGATTTTCTGACTTTTGCCAAACCTGAGTTCGAACAGATTTTAATTCTTAATGTCTATGATGAATTCAAGCATATTGAGAGTATTCTCCTGCCGCTCTGTCATCTGAACAATGGGAAAATCATACTTGATGTAGATAATAATCTTTGGATTAAAGGGAACTCTTCAAAGTTCAAGCAAGCTCTAATTAATATTATCAAGAACAGTATAGAGGCTTTCCAAGACGATGGGTTGATTCATATCACTGCATACGGAAATGGAGACAAAGTATTCATTCGAGTTAATGATAATGGTGAAGGAATGAACTCTGATGTGCTGCTTCGGTTAGGAGAGCCCTACTTCTCCCAAAAGAACAAGGGAACGGGGTTGGGACTAATGGTCACGTTTCGGATTATTGAAGTGATGCAGGGAGAAGTCGTTTTTCACAGCAAAAAAGGAGCAGGGACCGAAGTTGTTATTACGCTGCCTATGGCCGCACCTTCGGGGGATCCCCACTCCTTATAA
- a CDS encoding sensor histidine kinase, whose product MRLSLHKAVVVIGIMLLLIAIVTLGIILKWGGPAGSVLPGWEMKWSHAGGTANPDDSLNGFEGEWMHVSSNTERLEAPKGVSSVWTRITLPDNLDNSAVLIDYIYGEEIKAYANNVLIYNSNGAIKGKGTKVLIPLSRELTGEQLYVKSSGGEGNIGIEGSILYGSYGKLLALYVKQDVMDLFIGASLIFMASVFAVCSIFLKRELFFSGFLLVLVILSCGTLVITNSAFLPILQSNPGRLVNILYNLALITLLVSSILFFEKIFGPGKNEIVTKVRKCMAGYSLVYCGLWILNLSLSYRLDSLALYAETITGVLIALQLLFLLVLAVVSALRGKIDSIIFSGGFAILMISLFTDLVMYYVSEGSYHLYWWKWGVVILVISLIVIVGRGFIKSHEQVVHYSYELEKFNNDLQRSEKMEIISELAASVAQEVQNPLHVTRGFLQILGEMSGQKEKTYLQMAVTELDRAAMIITDFLTFAKPELESVERLDISGELRHIAGVLVPLANLREAEIILKLQTGLYVEGSSFKLKQAFLNILKNSVESLQENGLITITVWQSSTYIIVSVRDNGEGMKSSELARLGEPYYSNKSKGTGLGLMVTFKIIEAMRGTIKFHSQLGEGTEVIVKLPIARPEEEEVLACV is encoded by the coding sequence ATGAGATTGTCTTTACATAAAGCAGTAGTGGTAATTGGAATTATGCTGCTGTTGATTGCTATAGTTACACTAGGAATTATATTAAAGTGGGGCGGACCCGCAGGATCTGTGCTGCCGGGTTGGGAAATGAAATGGAGTCATGCAGGAGGAACTGCAAACCCTGACGACAGCTTGAACGGTTTTGAAGGGGAATGGATGCACGTCAGTTCGAATACTGAAAGACTGGAAGCTCCAAAGGGAGTATCATCTGTCTGGACACGAATAACATTACCGGACAACTTAGATAACTCTGCGGTGCTGATTGATTACATTTATGGAGAAGAAATTAAGGCATATGCGAACAACGTATTAATATACAATTCTAACGGTGCAATTAAGGGTAAAGGAACCAAGGTTCTAATCCCCTTATCACGAGAGCTAACAGGGGAACAACTTTATGTAAAGAGCAGTGGCGGGGAGGGCAACATTGGTATTGAAGGCAGCATTTTATACGGAAGTTACGGCAAGCTGCTAGCTCTTTACGTGAAGCAGGATGTAATGGATCTTTTCATTGGAGCATCATTAATTTTTATGGCTTCGGTGTTTGCCGTTTGCTCTATATTTTTGAAGAGGGAGCTGTTCTTCAGCGGCTTTTTGCTTGTGCTCGTTATTTTATCCTGCGGGACGTTGGTGATTACGAACTCTGCTTTTCTCCCCATTCTGCAGAGCAATCCCGGCAGATTAGTAAATATCCTTTACAATCTGGCTTTAATTACATTGCTAGTTTCGTCTATTCTGTTTTTTGAAAAGATATTTGGTCCCGGAAAGAACGAGATCGTTACCAAAGTCCGTAAATGTATGGCTGGTTATTCCCTCGTATACTGCGGCTTGTGGATTCTTAATTTAAGTCTTTCCTATCGCTTGGATAGTCTGGCCTTATACGCTGAGACCATAACCGGGGTGCTAATCGCCTTGCAGCTTTTATTCCTGCTTGTATTGGCGGTCGTTTCTGCGTTGCGCGGTAAGATAGATAGTATTATTTTTTCCGGAGGGTTTGCCATCCTGATGATCTCTTTATTTACTGATCTGGTCATGTACTATGTGTCCGAGGGGAGTTATCACTTGTATTGGTGGAAGTGGGGCGTGGTAATTCTTGTTATTTCACTGATTGTTATTGTGGGACGAGGTTTTATTAAAAGCCATGAGCAGGTCGTACACTATTCCTATGAACTGGAGAAATTCAATAATGACTTGCAGCGATCTGAGAAGATGGAGATTATCAGCGAGCTGGCTGCTTCTGTCGCGCAGGAAGTTCAGAACCCACTACATGTTACTCGGGGCTTCCTTCAGATTCTTGGTGAGATGTCCGGACAGAAGGAGAAGACGTATTTGCAGATGGCGGTTACAGAGCTGGACAGGGCAGCAATGATTATCACGGACTTTCTCACATTTGCCAAACCTGAGTTAGAGTCGGTAGAACGGCTTGACATTTCCGGAGAACTTAGGCATATAGCAGGGGTTCTGGTTCCTTTAGCTAATCTACGCGAAGCAGAGATTATTCTCAAGCTGCAAACCGGACTTTACGTGGAGGGAAGCTCTTTCAAGCTGAAACAGGCATTCCTTAATATTCTCAAAAACAGTGTGGAATCCTTACAGGAAAACGGGCTTATTACTATAACAGTTTGGCAATCAAGTACCTACATAATCGTAAGTGTTCGGGATAATGGTGAGGGTATGAAAAGCAGTGAGTTAGCTAGACTTGGAGAACCCTATTATTCTAATAAGAGCAAAGGTACAGGCCTGGGTCTTATGGTCACATTCAAGATTATTGAGGCCATGAGAGGAACTATCAAATTTCATAGTCAATTGGGGGAGGGCACTGAAGTTATAGTGAAGCTCCCTATTGCCAGACCTGAAGAGGAAGAGGTGCTTGCATGCGTATGA
- a CDS encoding peptidylprolyl isomerase, whose product MMMCLLLVIVAGCGNKPSNNSSSNETANSNSSTNNGTSSGAAGNTAGNEASPAPQETATAPTEGVPSETASHPVVTIEMNDGGIIQAELYPEVAPNTVNNFISLIQKGFYNGTIFHRVIPGFMIQGGDPDGTGMGGPGYGITGEFSSNGFVNNLLHTEGILSMARSQDANSAGSQFFVMTAAAPHLDGDYTPFGKVTEGLEIVSAIVNLPRDSSDRPEQPPVMKKVTVDTLGVTYPEPQKVQ is encoded by the coding sequence ATGATGATGTGTTTGCTGCTGGTCATTGTAGCAGGCTGCGGTAACAAACCAAGCAATAACAGCAGTAGTAATGAGACCGCTAACAGCAATTCGAGTACCAACAACGGCACCAGCAGCGGGGCCGCAGGAAATACCGCCGGCAACGAGGCCAGTCCCGCTCCCCAAGAAACAGCTACTGCTCCAACGGAAGGTGTCCCTTCGGAAACAGCAAGCCATCCTGTAGTAACCATTGAGATGAACGACGGCGGCATCATCCAAGCAGAGCTTTATCCCGAGGTTGCACCGAATACAGTAAACAATTTCATCTCGCTGATTCAAAAGGGCTTTTATAACGGTACTATTTTCCACAGAGTTATTCCTGGCTTCATGATTCAAGGCGGTGACCCAGACGGAACTGGTATGGGCGGACCCGGATACGGCATAACTGGTGAATTCTCCAGTAATGGATTTGTGAATAACCTGCTGCATACAGAAGGTATTCTATCCATGGCAAGATCACAGGACGCCAACTCCGCCGGATCGCAATTTTTCGTGATGACAGCGGCTGCTCCGCATTTGGATGGAGATTATACTCCTTTTGGTAAAGTTACGGAGGGCCTTGAAATCGTGAGCGCCATCGTTAACCTGCCCCGTGACAGCAGTGACCGTCCAGAACAGCCGCCTGTGATGAAAAAGGTAACGGTTGATACGCTTGGTGTCACTTACCCGGAACCGCAAAAAGTACAGTAA
- a CDS encoding DUF898 family protein codes for MSAINMDTTVHYGRGESYFDGSLLEYVGWCLVGWLVTMCTLGICYPWSVVMIYRWKVEHTVVEGRRLRFEGTAVSLFGQWIKWLLLSIITLGIYGFWVFIKLEQWKTRNTYFQ; via the coding sequence ATGTCTGCTATAAATATGGATACGACTGTTCACTACGGAAGAGGAGAGTCTTATTTTGACGGCTCACTTCTGGAATACGTCGGTTGGTGTCTAGTTGGCTGGTTAGTGACGATGTGTACCTTAGGGATCTGCTATCCTTGGTCTGTGGTTATGATTTATCGTTGGAAAGTGGAGCATACTGTGGTCGAAGGACGTCGTTTGCGTTTTGAGGGGACAGCCGTTAGTTTATTCGGACAATGGATCAAATGGCTGCTATTATCGATTATCACCCTTGGTATTTATGGGTTTTGGGTGTTCATCAAGCTGGAGCAATGGAAGACTAGAAACACCTATTTTCAGTAA